The DNA segment TACCTGTTGGACAAAAACGCCGGGTAGATGTGTCATTAAAGATGACATGGAAGAGCTTATTAAGCAATATATCAAAGCAGATCTTATCATATGGAGTTTTCCGCTCTATTATTTTGGTATGCCGTCAAAAATCAAGGCTTTTCTTGACCGCATGCTGCCGACAAATTTACCATATATGAGCATAAACGAAGACGGGACAACGGGCCACCCTCCACGTTATGATTTATCACATCAATGCTATGTTCTTATTTCAACTTGCGGATTTTATACTGTAAAAAATAACTATGACGCACTTTTTCGCCAATTTGAGATTATATTCGGGGATAAACTGACGAAAATAATCTGTCCTGAAGGAGAACTTTTTTCTGTGCCTCAGCTTGACGGTAAAACTTCTGAATATTTATATTATGCAGAACAAGCAGGCAGAGAATTTGCAGAAACAGGGAAGTTTTCTGAGCTCACGCAAAATAAGTTAAATGAACTCATATTGCCGACGAAAGTATTTGTTGAAGCAGCAGATGCCAGCTGGCAGATTAATGAGCCTGCTAAAAACAGTAACCAAGATGATAAATCTTATAACTTTATGCGGCAAATGGCTGCAGTATACAACCCGCAAAGTTATGTAAAAGATGCCGTGATTGAATTTTATTTTGCCGACATTAATAAAACATATCAGCTATGGCTCGAAAAAGAAAAGTGCATCCTGAAAACTGATGATTTTATGCCATATACTACACGAATTGAAACAACATTTGATTTATGGCATAAAATTTCAGAGGGAAAAGCAAACGGTGCAGCGGTCATGATGAAAAAACAGTGCAGAGTCTTAGGCGACTTTAATACAATGCTCAGAATGGATGATTATTTTGGCACAAAAAAATCTATTCCTGAGGCTGAACCTAAAACCAATATGAATATCCTTTTAATTCAATGGATAATCTTATGGGTATTACTGCCGATAAATAAAACATGGGCGGGTATTGCAGGGGTTATAATATGCTCGATTGTGCCGATTTTAACATACAAATTCAAACTGACAATATACGACAAAATAAGTATTGTAATGGTTTCTGCTTTAAGTGTTTTAGCATTGCTTAACATAAGTTTAAAACTTATAGTTTGTTTATCCTACCTGCTGTTCGGGTTAATGTGGATTTTATCGTGCCTTGCCAAAATTCCGCTGACAGCCTACTATTCAAGTAATGATTATAATGGCGACGAAGCGTTTGCTAATCCGCTGTTTATAAAAACAAACAAGATTCTAACCTTAGCTTGGGGTATATTATATCTAATTATTGCCATATACTCATATTTCTTAATGAGCAGTGCCGTGGCAAAATACATAGGACTAATCAATTTGCTCGCCCCCTTATTAATGGGGCTTTTTACAGCATGGTTTGCCAAATGGTATCCTGCAAGAATTGCAAGGGGGTAGGAAAGTTACGTAACAAAACAAATATTTCTTACGACGAGGCAAAGGCAGTGCTGGAAAAACCAATGGGATATTCTTGAAGCTATCATAAATCTTGAAATCGGAGGAGTAAAATGATTGGTATATATTTTAGCGGTACGGGAAATACAAAATATTGTATAGAAAAATTTATATCCATCTATGATAAGAAAATTTCAGCAATCCCTTTAGAAGAAGCGGAGTTAGCTATAAATGAAATTTCAAGCCATGATAGCCTTATAATAGCTTATCCCATATATTACAGTAATCTGCCCAAGACAGTTCGAGACTTTATAATAGACAACTCTCATATTTGGAATGGGAAAAAGATATTTATAATAGCTACAATGTCGCTTTTCAGTGGTGATGGAGCCGGCGTATCAGCAAGAATTTTGAAAAAGTATGGAGCAACTATCACAGGTGGATTACATATAAAAATGCCTGACTGTATATGTGATGTAAAAGCGCTAAAACGTTCTTTAATGCAAAATACGAAACTAGTCGAAAGAGCTAATAATAAACTGGATATTGCTGCCCAGAAGTTGCGAAATGGCAAACCAACTCAGGAAGGATTGAGTTTTTTCTCTCATTTAGCTGGACTTTTTGGTCAGCGACTCTGGTTTTTCAATAAAACCAGAAGTTATTCTGACAAACTAAAAATTGATAAAGAACTTTGTGTTAGATGTGGTAATTGTGTAATGGTATGTCCTATGAATAATTTATCTATGCCTTACGAGGAACCGACTGTAAGCAATAGATGCACGATGTGTTATCGCTGCATTAACCAATGTCCGCAAAAAGCAATAACTCTTTTAGGTAAGAAAGTAATTACCCAATATACGGTTGAAGATTTTCTAAAAAAATAGACCAATTTTTTAGGCTGCTGCTTCCAAACAAAATTGAATACTTATATTATTAAAATATCTGCTGCGCGATGTCAAAAAGAAAAAACTATCGTACAGCAGATACATTTTTATGCACCGATTAGGCAGTTATTACTTGTCTAAGCTATCTATTATTTTATAGATTCTGCAATTTTTATGAGTTCATCTTTGGCGATTTCGCCTCTGCCTACCAGCATATAAATTACGCCGTTATATTCCCAGTCAAGATTACTGTCACCATACAGGACGGCGTCCTGACCGTTTATCTTCAATTCTTCAACCTCATCTGCTCCTGTCACATATCCTGTGTCCTCCTCGGCAACTCTCTGCTGCATGTAGACGAATTTCCCCGTTTCTTCATTTGCAAAATACAATCCTACAATTTTACTATTTTCTACGACGCCATTTTCGTCTCTAAAAAATTCTGCCTCTGTAAATTTATAACCTTCAGGTAAATAACTTGG comes from the Tepidanaerobacter acetatoxydans Re1 genome and includes:
- a CDS encoding EFR1 family ferrodoxin (N-terminal region resembles flavodoxins. C-terminal ferrodoxin region binds two 4Fe-4S clusters.); this translates as MIGIYFSGTGNTKYCIEKFISIYDKKISAIPLEEAELAINEISSHDSLIIAYPIYYSNLPKTVRDFIIDNSHIWNGKKIFIIATMSLFSGDGAGVSARILKKYGATITGGLHIKMPDCICDVKALKRSLMQNTKLVERANNKLDIAAQKLRNGKPTQEGLSFFSHLAGLFGQRLWFFNKTRSYSDKLKIDKELCVRCGNCVMVCPMNNLSMPYEEPTVSNRCTMCYRCINQCPQKAITLLGKKVITQYTVEDFLKK
- a CDS encoding flavodoxin family protein codes for the protein MNILVLNGSPKGEQSNTLKITKAFLKGLCSKQRHNIDIVEIKTKNIEPCRGCFTCWTKTPGRCVIKDDMEELIKQYIKADLIIWSFPLYYFGMPSKIKAFLDRMLPTNLPYMSINEDGTTGHPPRYDLSHQCYVLISTCGFYTVKNNYDALFRQFEIIFGDKLTKIICPEGELFSVPQLDGKTSEYLYYAEQAGREFAETGKFSELTQNKLNELILPTKVFVEAADASWQINEPAKNSNQDDKSYNFMRQMAAVYNPQSYVKDAVIEFYFADINKTYQLWLEKEKCILKTDDFMPYTTRIETTFDLWHKISEGKANGAAVMMKKQCRVLGDFNTMLRMDDYFGTKKSIPEAEPKTNMNILLIQWIILWVLLPINKTWAGIAGVIICSIVPILTYKFKLTIYDKISIVMVSALSVLALLNISLKLIVCLSYLLFGLMWILSCLAKIPLTAYYSSNDYNGDEAFANPLFIKTNKILTLAWGILYLIIAIYSYFLMSSAVAKYIGLINLLAPLLMGLFTAWFAKWYPARIARG